The genomic stretch AGGGGAGAGAAGGGTGCACTCGTCTGGTTCCCAGCTGCTCTCTGGACTATAATCTTCCTCTGAACTCAGTTCTGCTCCTTCTTCTGTGTCCTCATCGCACGACTCCACATAGTGAGCCCCGACTGCATTGATCCCAGAGTCCTCAGAACTTGAGGGAGAAGAGCAGTGATCTATTTTTGGCGTATTGCTCTCTTTTGATATTAAGGCATCGTGTGCAGAGACCTCCTCGGGGCTAATTTTGTGGGAATGTGGCGCCGGCTGCTTCTGCACATAACACATCTTCCCATTAATACATTTAACCTGATAGTTGTCAATAAAGAGGTCTGAGATCATACAGTACCTTGGTGAatcaggggggaggggaggctggaagACAGATGCGAATTTCAAAAAGTGTTCAGTGAGGGACACTGAGATCTGAATGGTGTTTGTGGGTTCCCAAGGCCTTGCGGGAATCTCAGTGCTTGG from Pseudorca crassidens isolate mPseCra1 chromosome 5, mPseCra1.hap1, whole genome shotgun sequence encodes the following:
- the C5H3orf70 gene encoding UPF0524 protein C3orf70 homolog; this translates as MCAAAVPAPERGWKSEKVDEAQALARSCAARRPDFQPCDGLSICATHSHGKCFKLHWCCHLGWCHCKYVYQPMTPVEQLPSTEIPARPWEPTNTIQISVSLTEHFLKFASVFQPPLPPDSPRYCMISDLFIDNYQVKCINGKMCYVQKQPAPHSHKISPEEVSAHDALISKESNTPKIDHCSSPSSSEDSGINAVGAHYVESCDEDTEEGAELSSEEDYSPESSWEPDECTLLSPSQSDLEVIETIETTV